From Deinococcus sp. Marseille-Q6407, one genomic window encodes:
- a CDS encoding glycerol-3-phosphate acyltransferase, which translates to MWLLVSLLSLLLGSLVAGVLYSHWRGQDIRRADLPGGSGTWRQYGPAAGIGVALFDGLKGTLAVYLAGQLMPQDPQLGAALATFFVVLGHCYPPLFGFRGGGGIATLIGALALAAPQALLGALVATAIFMPLYKLLLQRYVHINVVPVTAGAVVPVALWLSWREGGFWATLLGVLVMGVRAAHMVLQSRQQQLRAAGSEAAESGAGQ; encoded by the coding sequence ATGTGGCTGCTCGTTTCCCTGCTGTCGCTGCTGCTGGGCTCGCTGGTGGCGGGCGTTTTGTATTCGCACTGGCGCGGGCAGGACATCCGCCGGGCCGACCTGCCGGGCGGCAGCGGCACCTGGCGGCAGTACGGGCCGGCGGCCGGCATCGGTGTGGCGCTGTTCGACGGCCTGAAAGGCACCCTGGCGGTGTATCTGGCTGGACAGCTGATGCCGCAGGACCCACAGCTGGGCGCGGCCCTGGCCACCTTTTTCGTGGTGCTGGGCCACTGCTACCCGCCGCTGTTCGGCTTCCGGGGCGGGGGCGGTATCGCCACCCTGATCGGGGCACTGGCCCTGGCGGCTCCGCAAGCCCTGCTGGGTGCGCTGGTGGCCACGGCTATTTTCATGCCGCTCTACAAGTTGCTGCTGCAGCGCTACGTGCATATCAACGTGGTGCCGGTCACGGCCGGCGCCGTGGTGCCGGTGGCGCTGTGGCTGTCCTGGCGCGAGGGCGGCTTCTGGGCCACCCTGCTGGGCGTGCTGGTGATGGGCGTGCGGGCCGCGCACATGGTGCTCCAAAGCCGCCAGCAACAGCTGCGTGCAGCCGGGTCAGAGGCAGCCGAGTCTGGAGCCGGCCAGTGA
- a CDS encoding copper amine oxidase N-terminal domain-containing protein → MCVRSQWPSSHRLTRTARWLRTGLLGLGLCSAAGAQLQLSFSPGQNNVLIGGNSANIAAPQVVGGRTMLPLNDTVLLLGYHLTRQGDVVSVMGGDLAVDLSSDPPTATVGGRLQEAGSVAVLGGKVYVSARVIAVGLGGQFIPGPGDSAALSVPPRGEFVPPSRALTSPRPAAPASTPPVWPGATPGAAAPRPAAPITAVPATPVAPGALTPVPAPVFPSAPSPSSPAAVQPAAPQARFATDKAVYAPGERVVFTEYSYDPEGGGLTARNWTGRQDAYWAPGNYPVSLQVTNGRGQSSTAYTRTIRVEGQSGETPVTYALRYGEIGDKFADGRILNYPALTMQQGTPRPLPLLFSDSPEKPNQNGVLYQDQVSGEARLLGYHVNDLGRPTRLYIAVRNLESRPVSVQVAQQGETAPSRVEGILGQVTLLDYFSSTPRGALNLPAGGLSAVYVSPTLNPGHGVSILQDLRTSGRVAVSFVMLEEGVPLSDAALRSLPYLPLDGRHQRGTFAGADRPMTTALTQLPARVVIGDGQHDPVITGRDSVTGSAQRLAGNYGVMYDMEFTGAANTAIALSPRGGLYRGAMRIIDGDLTQVIKLPREGNALTPNEPQLLWRAKSDRVRIQFMPSNGSALPVNLVFYRLPPNTYKWYQP, encoded by the coding sequence ATGTGTGTTCGCTCGCAATGGCCTTCATCTCACCGACTGACCCGCACCGCTCGCTGGCTGCGGACCGGCCTGCTGGGCCTGGGCCTGTGCAGCGCCGCCGGCGCCCAGCTGCAGCTGAGTTTCAGCCCGGGGCAGAACAACGTCCTGATCGGCGGCAACAGCGCCAACATCGCCGCGCCGCAAGTGGTAGGCGGCCGGACCATGCTGCCGCTGAACGACACCGTATTGCTGCTGGGCTACCACCTGACCCGCCAGGGCGACGTGGTGAGCGTGATGGGCGGCGACCTGGCGGTGGACCTCAGCAGCGATCCCCCTACCGCCACGGTGGGCGGGCGGCTGCAGGAAGCCGGCAGCGTGGCCGTGCTGGGCGGCAAGGTCTATGTCTCGGCGCGGGTCATTGCGGTGGGCCTGGGCGGGCAGTTCATTCCTGGCCCAGGTGACTCGGCCGCGCTGTCGGTGCCGCCCCGCGGCGAGTTCGTGCCGCCGTCACGCGCCCTGACTTCGCCCCGGCCTGCAGCACCTGCTTCCACACCGCCAGTCTGGCCGGGAGCGACGCCGGGCGCAGCCGCGCCACGGCCGGCAGCCCCCATCACAGCTGTGCCTGCGACGCCGGTGGCTCCCGGGGCATTAACGCCGGTTCCAGCGCCGGTCTTTCCTTCAGCGCCTTCCCCTTCCTCCCCGGCGGCCGTGCAACCGGCCGCCCCGCAGGCCCGCTTCGCGACCGACAAGGCTGTCTATGCTCCCGGCGAACGGGTGGTCTTTACCGAGTATTCTTACGACCCCGAAGGCGGCGGCCTGACTGCCCGCAACTGGACTGGCCGGCAGGACGCCTACTGGGCACCGGGCAACTATCCGGTCAGCCTGCAGGTCACCAACGGCCGCGGGCAGAGTTCCACCGCCTATACCCGCACCATCCGCGTCGAGGGGCAATCGGGCGAGACGCCGGTCACCTATGCACTGCGGTACGGCGAAATCGGGGACAAGTTCGCCGACGGCCGCATCCTGAACTATCCGGCGCTGACCATGCAGCAGGGCACCCCGCGGCCGCTACCGCTGCTGTTCAGCGACAGCCCCGAAAAACCCAATCAGAACGGCGTGCTGTATCAGGATCAGGTGAGCGGCGAGGCGCGGCTGCTGGGCTACCACGTCAACGACCTGGGCCGCCCGACGCGGCTGTATATCGCAGTCCGCAACCTGGAAAGCCGCCCGGTCAGTGTGCAGGTCGCCCAGCAGGGCGAAACCGCCCCCAGCCGGGTCGAGGGCATTCTGGGGCAGGTGACGCTGCTGGACTATTTCTCCAGCACGCCCCGCGGCGCACTGAACCTGCCGGCCGGCGGCCTGAGCGCCGTGTATGTCAGCCCCACCCTCAATCCGGGGCACGGTGTCAGCATCCTGCAGGACCTGCGCACCAGCGGGCGGGTGGCGGTCAGCTTCGTGATGCTGGAAGAAGGCGTGCCGCTCAGCGACGCGGCGCTGCGGTCGCTGCCCTACCTGCCGCTGGACGGCCGGCACCAGCGCGGCACCTTCGCGGGCGCCGACCGCCCGATGACGACGGCGCTCACGCAGCTGCCGGCGCGAGTGGTCATCGGTGACGGGCAGCACGACCCGGTCATCACCGGCCGCGATTCGGTCACCGGCAGCGCGCAGCGGCTGGCCGGCAACTACGGCGTGATGTACGACATGGAATTTACCGGCGCGGCCAACACCGCCATCGCCCTCAGCCCGCGCGGGGGCCTCTACCGGGGTGCCATGCGCATCATCGACGGCGACCTGACCCAGGTCATCAAGCTGCCGCGCGAGGGCAACGCCCTGACGCCCAACGAGCCGCAGCTGCTGTGGCGGGCCAAGTCCGACCGGGTCCGCATCCAGTTCATGCCGTCCAACGGCAGCGCCCTACCGGTCAATCTGGTGTTCTACCGGCTGCCGCCCAACACCTACAAGTGGTACCAGCCTTAA
- a CDS encoding metal-binding protein — translation MPSGRVHNSINMAVLLALGTGTLLASRAGLVTLTQSQTLQFSLGFLAGTFLLSPDLDLSEQRVNSKKNWGFLGPLWVPYGMVFSHRGLSHTWVIGPLTRLAYLAILVFLAVGLLRTFWPAVHLPALPDPFKWKLLVPVTLGYFLSQWLHLIADGIRPDHGLRRARRRRRGRA, via the coding sequence GTGCCGAGCGGACGCGTACACAATTCCATCAATATGGCCGTGCTGCTGGCACTGGGCACCGGGACGCTGCTGGCTTCGCGGGCCGGGCTGGTTACGCTGACCCAGTCGCAGACCCTGCAATTCTCGCTGGGCTTCCTGGCCGGCACCTTCTTGCTGTCGCCGGACCTGGACCTTTCCGAGCAGCGCGTGAACTCCAAGAAGAACTGGGGCTTTCTGGGGCCGCTGTGGGTGCCTTACGGCATGGTGTTCAGCCACCGTGGGCTGTCGCACACCTGGGTGATCGGGCCGCTGACCCGGCTGGCTTACCTGGCCATTCTGGTGTTTCTGGCGGTGGGCCTGCTGCGCACCTTCTGGCCGGCGGTGCATCTTCCGGCGCTGCCCGACCCTTTCAAGTGGAAGCTGCTGGTGCCGGTTACGCTGGGGTACTTTCTCAGTCAGTGGCTGCACCTGATTGCCGACGGTATTCGCCCAGACCACGGCCTGCGCCGGGCGCGGCGCCGCCGCCGCGGGAGAGCCTGA
- a CDS encoding uracil-DNA glycosylase family protein, with protein sequence MTTPDHADLWAPDLRALDELERENKACHACPLRAGCLQVVVADGNPAAQLLIIGEGPGGNEDRVGRPFIGQAGQLLDRILAGVGLDRQDTYITNIVKCRPPGNRAPTPAETDICTDLWLNRQLALLRPRVIVTMGNTPTRHLLGTQQGITRMRGQWHPYTLPGSGATAALMPMFHPAYLLRNDTRVKGGPKSLTWEDIQEVAGVLRGERPFPVTPPAPSDQPTLF encoded by the coding sequence ATGACGACCCCCGACCATGCAGATCTCTGGGCTCCTGACCTGCGGGCCCTGGACGAGCTGGAGCGCGAAAACAAGGCCTGCCACGCCTGCCCGCTGCGGGCCGGCTGCCTGCAGGTGGTGGTGGCCGACGGCAACCCGGCCGCCCAGCTGCTGATTATCGGCGAAGGCCCCGGCGGCAACGAGGACCGTGTTGGCCGCCCCTTTATCGGTCAGGCCGGGCAGCTGCTGGACCGGATTCTGGCCGGCGTGGGCCTGGACCGGCAGGACACCTATATCACCAACATCGTCAAGTGCCGGCCGCCGGGCAACCGCGCCCCCACCCCGGCCGAGACCGACATCTGCACCGACCTGTGGCTCAACCGCCAGCTGGCGCTGCTGCGGCCCCGGGTCATCGTGACGATGGGCAACACGCCCACCCGGCACCTGCTGGGCACCCAGCAAGGGATCACCCGGATGCGCGGGCAGTGGCACCCTTATACCCTGCCCGGCAGCGGCGCCACCGCCGCCTTGATGCCGATGTTCCACCCGGCCTACCTGCTGCGCAACGACACCCGCGTCAAAGGTGGTCCCAAGAGCCTGACCTGGGAGGACATTCAGGAGGTGGCCGGCGTGCTGCGCGGCGAGCGGCCCTTCCCGGTTACTCCGCCGGCCCCCAGCGACCAGCCCACGCTGTTCTAG
- a CDS encoding C40 family peptidase, whose translation MKALRTLMLSTAAALACTVSAGALTAQAENGSLAAAAEAHGVSAQLTQSTDLSPEADTLPGYGLEVESQNAPAQFAGPVITPAGSGGATVRTAASRYLGIPYRMGGTGRGTVDCSGYTQLVFRNMGISIPRTTGGQWRTGYSVSSRSLRAGDLVFFNTMGRGVSHVGVYLGNDQMANANSYYGRSMVEPMFGNRYWASRYVGARRVL comes from the coding sequence ATGAAAGCACTTCGCACCCTGATGCTCTCGACCGCCGCCGCACTGGCCTGCACCGTTTCTGCCGGAGCTTTGACCGCTCAGGCGGAAAACGGTTCCTTGGCCGCGGCCGCCGAAGCCCATGGCGTGAGCGCCCAGCTGACGCAGTCCACCGACCTGTCCCCGGAAGCCGATACTCTGCCCGGCTACGGCCTGGAAGTGGAAAGCCAGAATGCCCCGGCCCAGTTCGCCGGCCCCGTGATCACCCCGGCCGGCTCCGGCGGCGCCACCGTGCGCACCGCCGCTTCCCGCTACCTGGGGATTCCCTACCGCATGGGCGGAACCGGCCGCGGCACCGTGGACTGCTCCGGCTACACCCAGCTGGTCTTCCGCAACATGGGGATCAGCATTCCCCGCACCACCGGCGGCCAGTGGCGCACCGGCTACTCGGTGAGCAGCCGCAGCCTGCGCGCCGGCGACCTGGTGTTCTTCAACACCATGGGCCGCGGCGTGAGCCACGTGGGCGTCTACCTGGGCAACGATCAGATGGCCAACGCCAACTCCTACTATGGCCGCTCCATGGTCGAGCCGATGTTCGGCAACCGCTACTGGGCCAGCCGCTACGTCGGCGCCCGCCGCGTGCTGTAA
- a CDS encoding DMT family transporter: MSLFTRPRAPLPASLLIVLAACLWGLLGIFGKYAQQAGVAPLEVAFWRAALGGGLFGLQAAASRQALPRSLDLLWTALFGVLRVSLFYGAYQLAVQAAGASLASVLLYTAPAFVALWGALLLREPTGLRELGAVALTLGGIALISLGGGENIQVTPAALIWGLLSGFSYSLYYPYGKLFFNRYPPAVLYAVALPVGALCLLPLTSFTGKSPEAWLAIGATALLSTYLAYLLYSAGLQRLGATQASVLASLEPVVAGLLALALFGERPGLLSLLGAGLVLVAALLFSLPSRAGRAPATPSRALGQEGSAGPGEPGSSQAAPNAE; the protein is encoded by the coding sequence ATGTCTCTTTTCACCCGGCCGCGTGCTCCGCTTCCGGCCAGTCTGCTGATCGTGCTGGCCGCCTGTCTCTGGGGTCTGCTGGGTATTTTCGGCAAGTATGCACAGCAGGCCGGGGTCGCGCCGCTGGAGGTGGCTTTCTGGCGAGCGGCGCTGGGCGGGGGCCTGTTCGGATTACAGGCAGCAGCCTCCCGGCAGGCTTTGCCGCGCAGCCTTGATCTGCTCTGGACGGCACTTTTCGGGGTGCTGAGAGTCAGCCTCTTTTACGGGGCCTACCAGCTGGCGGTGCAGGCGGCCGGTGCCAGCCTGGCCAGCGTGCTGCTCTATACGGCGCCGGCGTTCGTGGCGCTGTGGGGTGCCCTGCTGCTGCGCGAGCCCACCGGCCTGCGCGAACTGGGTGCCGTGGCGCTGACCCTGGGCGGCATTGCCCTGATTTCACTGGGCGGGGGTGAAAATATTCAGGTGACGCCCGCCGCCCTGATCTGGGGGCTGCTGAGCGGCTTCAGCTACAGCCTCTATTACCCGTATGGCAAGCTGTTTTTTAACCGCTACCCGCCGGCGGTGCTGTATGCGGTCGCCCTGCCGGTAGGTGCCCTGTGCCTGCTGCCGCTGACCAGCTTCACCGGCAAGTCGCCGGAGGCGTGGCTGGCCATCGGCGCCACCGCGCTGCTGTCCACCTATCTGGCCTATCTGCTGTACAGCGCCGGATTACAGCGGCTGGGAGCCACCCAGGCCAGCGTACTGGCCAGCCTGGAGCCAGTGGTGGCCGGGCTGCTGGCCCTGGCCCTGTTCGGCGAGCGCCCGGGGCTGCTTTCGCTGCTGGGCGCCGGGCTGGTGCTGGTGGCCGCGCTGCTGTTCTCGCTGCCCAGCCGGGCGGGACGCGCGCCGGCTACGCCCTCCCGCGCTCTGGGCCAGGAAGGGTCAGCCGGTCCCGGGGAGCCAGGTTCAAGTCAGGCGGCGCCGAACGCCGAGTAA
- a CDS encoding TetR/AcrR family transcriptional regulator, with protein sequence MTKVDRQEQDTQRRRRIARAAFELFARSGLEAISAADIARAAYVSRTNLYRYFPSKLHMLLAHFEETVEETRQAAQRRLAEGKSPQLIWQAVTARMADLGVRYHHLVGAVASAALGARGRSGDQAQLTAAELAGPHTSLSELVKPVLLSMQQRGELREEVDVQVLSDLLVDSCLLALLQGHHRTREEVRRDWQDRLELLLSGALRDGQRLVWELPDSSSSSKADDQTRSG encoded by the coding sequence ATGACCAAAGTGGACCGCCAGGAACAGGATACCCAGCGCCGCCGCCGCATCGCGCGGGCGGCTTTCGAGCTGTTTGCCCGCTCGGGCCTGGAAGCCATCAGCGCGGCCGATATCGCCCGGGCCGCCTATGTCAGCCGCACCAACCTTTACCGTTATTTTCCCAGCAAGCTGCATATGCTGCTGGCCCACTTCGAGGAAACGGTGGAAGAAACCCGGCAAGCAGCGCAGCGCCGCCTGGCCGAGGGCAAGTCGCCGCAGCTGATCTGGCAGGCGGTGACGGCCCGGATGGCCGACCTGGGTGTGCGCTATCACCACCTGGTCGGGGCGGTGGCCTCGGCGGCGCTGGGCGCACGCGGCCGGTCGGGTGACCAGGCCCAGCTGACCGCCGCCGAGCTGGCCGGGCCGCACACCAGCCTCAGCGAACTGGTCAAGCCGGTGCTGCTGTCCATGCAGCAGCGCGGCGAACTGCGCGAGGAAGTGGACGTGCAGGTGCTGAGCGATCTGCTGGTGGATTCCTGCCTGCTGGCGCTGCTCCAAGGCCACCACCGCACCCGTGAAGAGGTGCGGCGCGACTGGCAGGACCGCCTGGAATTGCTGCTGTCCGGGGCGCTGCGCGATGGCCAGCGGCTGGTCTGGGAACTGCCGGATTCTTCCAGCAGCTCCAAGGCCGACGACCAGACCCGCAGCGGCTGA
- the hpf gene encoding ribosome hibernation-promoting factor, HPF/YfiA family, whose product MNIAQLSGRGVEITDPLREYVDEKLSRLDRFHDQITSARVTLTVRDVKNAARRNRVEVQINVPNGIIRAEESNADMYAAIDKASDVLERQLRKFKTKFLKQRHEAQPQPEPGPAEQAAQLGEEDGEVQPEIVRQKRFELRPMTPQDAVFQMEALGHDFYVFKNMGTDSCGVVYRRKDGHYGLIEPK is encoded by the coding sequence GTGAACATTGCTCAGCTCTCTGGCCGCGGCGTGGAAATCACCGACCCCCTGCGCGAATACGTGGACGAAAAGCTCTCGCGTCTCGACCGCTTTCACGATCAGATCACCAGCGCCCGCGTGACGCTGACGGTGCGCGACGTGAAGAACGCCGCCCGGCGCAACCGGGTCGAGGTGCAGATCAACGTGCCAAACGGCATTATTCGCGCCGAGGAGAGCAACGCCGACATGTACGCCGCGATTGACAAGGCCAGTGACGTGCTGGAACGCCAGCTGCGCAAGTTCAAGACCAAGTTCCTGAAGCAGCGCCACGAGGCGCAGCCACAGCCGGAGCCCGGCCCCGCCGAGCAGGCCGCGCAGCTGGGCGAGGAAGACGGAGAAGTCCAGCCCGAAATCGTGCGCCAGAAGCGCTTTGAGCTGCGCCCGATGACCCCGCAGGACGCCGTCTTTCAGATGGAAGCGCTGGGGCACGACTTTTACGTGTTCAAGAACATGGGCACCGACAGCTGCGGCGTGGTCTACCGCCGCAAGGACGGCCACTACGGGCTGATTGAGCCCAAGTAA
- a CDS encoding arginine--tRNA ligase → MELKAQLKQAVQQAAQALGAELDPAIQETPAGKKGDYGTPAAFQMAKTLGRNPAEVAQELARSIQLPAGIARVEAAGPFLNFFVDVADFVRDIVEKPTPLPQQEGKVVIEHTSVNPNKELHVGHLRNVVLGDSLARIMRAAGHTVEVQNYIDDTGRQAAESLFARDFYHLEWDGQEKYDHWMGKGYVRLNADPAKAEQEEGIRAVMHRLEAGELRAEIEKIVQAHLETCFRLGARYDLLNWESDVVGSGFLSKAMNILEGSRYTSRPAEGKYAGAFVMDVSEFMPGLEEPNVVLLRSDGTAMYAAKDIGYQFWKFGLFEGMKFKPFTTDPEGKTVWTSAPDGEPDTDRRFGHAQEVINVIDSRQNHPQTVVRSALGVAGEDEKKDRSVHLSYAFVTLEGQTISGRKGIAVAADEVMDEAVQRSLKLLQEINPELAAREDAAEIARRIGIGAIRFAMLKAEPTRQIDFRWDSALALTGDTAPYVQYAAVRAGNILRKAGDEGHAVDGTGADWAALPEIDLALAKAVARLPEVVEQATRIHSPHVVAQYALDLATTFNSWYNAKDKAGKPATNVLQSPAGLREARLALVARVRRAFEETLDLIGIEVPAAM, encoded by the coding sequence ATGGAACTCAAGGCGCAGCTCAAGCAAGCCGTTCAGCAGGCCGCCCAGGCGCTGGGCGCGGAACTGGACCCCGCCATTCAGGAAACGCCGGCCGGCAAGAAGGGTGATTACGGCACCCCGGCCGCCTTCCAGATGGCCAAGACGCTGGGCCGCAACCCCGCCGAGGTGGCGCAGGAACTGGCCCGCAGCATCCAGCTGCCGGCCGGTATCGCCCGCGTGGAAGCCGCCGGCCCCTTTCTGAACTTCTTTGTGGACGTGGCCGACTTCGTGCGTGACATCGTGGAGAAGCCCACGCCGCTGCCGCAGCAGGAAGGCAAGGTGGTGATCGAGCACACCTCGGTCAACCCCAATAAGGAACTGCACGTGGGGCACCTGCGCAACGTGGTGCTGGGCGATTCGCTGGCGCGCATCATGCGGGCGGCCGGGCATACCGTGGAAGTCCAGAACTACATTGACGATACCGGCCGGCAGGCGGCCGAGTCGCTGTTCGCGCGCGACTTTTACCACCTGGAGTGGGACGGCCAAGAGAAGTACGACCACTGGATGGGCAAGGGCTATGTGCGCCTGAACGCCGACCCCGCCAAGGCCGAGCAGGAAGAAGGCATCCGCGCGGTGATGCACCGCCTGGAAGCCGGCGAACTGCGCGCCGAGATTGAGAAAATCGTGCAGGCGCACCTGGAAACCTGTTTCCGGCTGGGTGCCCGCTACGACCTGCTGAACTGGGAATCCGACGTGGTGGGCAGCGGCTTTCTGAGCAAGGCCATGAATATTCTCGAAGGCAGCCGCTACACCTCGCGCCCGGCCGAAGGCAAATATGCCGGCGCGTTCGTGATGGACGTCTCCGAGTTCATGCCGGGCCTGGAAGAACCCAATGTGGTGCTGCTGCGCAGCGACGGCACCGCCATGTACGCCGCCAAGGACATCGGCTACCAGTTCTGGAAGTTCGGGCTGTTTGAAGGCATGAAATTTAAGCCCTTTACCACTGACCCCGAAGGCAAGACGGTCTGGACCAGCGCCCCCGACGGCGAACCCGATACGGACCGGCGTTTCGGGCACGCGCAGGAGGTCATCAACGTGATCGACTCGCGCCAGAACCACCCGCAAACGGTGGTGCGCTCGGCGCTGGGCGTGGCCGGCGAGGACGAGAAAAAGGACCGCTCGGTTCACCTGTCCTATGCCTTCGTGACGCTGGAAGGCCAGACCATCAGCGGGCGCAAGGGCATTGCGGTGGCGGCCGACGAGGTGATGGACGAGGCGGTTCAGCGTTCGCTGAAGCTGCTGCAGGAGATCAACCCCGAGCTGGCCGCCCGTGAGGACGCCGCCGAGATTGCCCGCCGCATCGGCATCGGGGCGATCCGCTTTGCGATGCTCAAGGCCGAACCGACCCGGCAGATCGACTTCCGCTGGGACTCCGCGCTGGCCCTGACCGGCGACACCGCGCCTTATGTGCAGTACGCGGCCGTGCGGGCCGGCAACATCCTACGCAAAGCTGGGGACGAAGGCCACGCTGTTGATGGCACCGGCGCCGACTGGGCCGCCCTGCCGGAGATTGACCTGGCGCTGGCCAAGGCGGTGGCCCGCCTGCCGGAAGTGGTGGAGCAAGCCACCCGGATCCACTCGCCGCACGTGGTGGCGCAGTACGCGCTGGACCTGGCCACCACCTTCAATTCCTGGTACAACGCCAAGGACAAGGCCGGCAAGCCCGCCACCAATGTGCTGCAGTCGCCTGCGGGCCTGCGCGAAGCCCGGCTGGCCCTGGTGGCCCGGGTGCGCCGCGCCTTCGAGGAAACCCTGGACCTGATCGGCATCGAAGTTCCGGCGGCGATGTAA
- a CDS encoding metallophosphoesterase, which produces MRVFALADLHLSAVNPKPMTIFGPNWAGHPDAIFEHWPALVRGDDLVLLPGDLSWAMTLDDALVDLQRVAELPGEKVLLRGNHDYWWSSVSKLRSRLPQGMYAVQNDALRFGPPGAGVVVCGTRGWDTPGHNPLDSQDEKILSREAERLRLSLVAAHRLQQPGDRLIVMLHYPPASPPFQPNVLTPLLAESGADQIIFGHLHGIPQERTVGQVGGIPACLVAADALNFRPRLLLDLDAGAEAVG; this is translated from the coding sequence GTGCGCGTGTTTGCCCTGGCCGATCTTCACCTGTCCGCGGTGAACCCCAAACCGATGACGATTTTCGGCCCGAACTGGGCGGGGCACCCGGACGCCATTTTCGAGCACTGGCCTGCGCTGGTGCGCGGAGATGACCTGGTGCTGCTGCCCGGTGACCTGTCGTGGGCCATGACCCTGGACGACGCGCTCGTGGACCTGCAGCGGGTGGCCGAGCTGCCCGGCGAAAAGGTGCTGCTGCGCGGCAACCACGACTACTGGTGGTCCAGCGTGTCCAAGCTGCGCTCGCGGCTGCCGCAGGGCATGTACGCCGTCCAGAACGACGCCCTGCGCTTCGGGCCGCCGGGGGCCGGGGTGGTGGTGTGCGGCACCCGTGGCTGGGACACGCCGGGGCACAACCCGCTGGACAGCCAGGACGAAAAGATTCTCAGCCGCGAGGCCGAGCGCCTGCGCCTGAGTCTGGTAGCGGCGCACCGACTTCAGCAGCCCGGCGACCGCCTGATCGTGATGCTGCACTACCCGCCGGCCAGTCCGCCCTTCCAACCCAACGTGCTGACCCCGCTGCTGGCCGAATCCGGCGCCGACCAGATCATTTTCGGGCACCTGCACGGCATTCCGCAGGAGCGGACAGTGGGACAGGTGGGCGGCATTCCAGCTTGCCTGGTGGCCGCCGACGCCCTGAACTTCCGGCCCCGGCTGCTGCTGGACCTGGACGCCGGGGCCGAGGCGGTGGGCTGA